The Quercus lobata isolate SW786 chromosome 4, ValleyOak3.0 Primary Assembly, whole genome shotgun sequence genome segment CCACCTCCTCGTAGTGGTAAGATTTTGGGAGAGAGATTGTTTAACATTCTAAAAGAATGGGGCATTGAGAAAAAAGTATTTACAATCACTTTAGACAATGTTTCTTACAATGATACCTTGGTGAATAGTTTGAAGAAAAACCCTTCTTTTAGATCATCTTTGCCTTGTAGTGGTGAGTTCTTTCGTGTTCGTTGTGGTGCTCATATTTTAAACCTTATTGTACAAGAAGGTTTGAAAATTATAGAGCATGCTGTGCACAACATACGTGAAAGTGTTAAATATGTGAGAGGCAATGATATGAGGAAGTTAAGATTTGCCGAATGTCTTCAAGAACTCCCTAATTTAACTAGTAAGAAAGTGCGACAAGATGTGCCAACAAGATGGAACTCGACATATTTAATGATTGAGACAGCTCTTACATTTCGGGAAGCATTTCACAATTTGAGTATTGTTGATGGAAGCTTTCGCACTTGTCCCTCAGATGATGAATGGGATAAGGCTGAGAAGATAGCAAAATTTTTGAAACCATTTTATGACATCACCACTCTCTTTTCGGGCACTCAATACCCTACTGCCAACTTATACTTTCATGGTGTATGGAAAATTCATTTGCGTATTTTAGAAGAGATGGAAGATGAAGATGTAGTAATTAGTAACATGGCAaaaagcatgaaagaaaaatttgataaatactAGGATTGTTACAGCATTGTGTTATCATTTGCTGTAATTTTAGATCCTCGGTATAAGTTGCAGTTTGTGGAGTTCAGTTATAGGCGACTTTATGGCACTAATGGGACAATAATGGTGATGGATCTTCGTGACAAGTTATATTCCCTTTTCGAAGGATATTTGCGCGCCCCTAATTATGAAGCACACAATATGGTTGAAAATGCATCTAGTAGTGGTGCTAATGAGCAGGTAAGAGATGCTGATATTGCTGGTTTTGATACATTTGAGAGTGAAATTGTTGCTTCAATCAATAGTAAGTCACAATTAGATGTGTATTTGGAAGAGGCCCGGTTTGACCATAACACTCATATGGACTTGGATATTCTTGAATATTGGGAATCACATTGTGGTAGCTTTCCAGAACTTTCACTAATGGCTCGTGACATTATGAGTATTCCTATCACTACTGTTGCCTCAGAGTCTGCGTTTAGCATTGGTGGTCGAATTCTTGATAAGTACCGCAGTTGTCTATTGCCACAAAATGCAGAGGCTTTGTTATGTTCCCGTAACTGGTTGTTTACTGGGCAGGGTGAATATCTTTTTCAtatacttgtaatttttattaaattatgcaTTCTCCCTTTTGTTATTTACTTACTAGTTTTTTACTTTGTTAGTTATACCTGATCATGATGACGAGCACCTTGTGGAGGATTTTGAACACTTATGCATTTCTGGACAAGTTACATATAATGATGAGGTTTAGgtaattttaataattccaGCTCAATTAGTTTTAATTAAATGCCAAGTATTTTTTTCTGGACTATTTgttgtttttaatatatttctaattaAATGCCTGATGATATGTTGTATTTTTGGTTCCCATGCATTCAAATCATCAAAACAGCCACCATACCCACTAAACTTTGCAAGAGGGAGAGCTCTAAGCAGTTCCACAATTCCAAAATCAAGTTCCCtctggttttcaagaaaattcgACCACCCTCAAGGAAGCTCAAGACCACATATAAGGCATCAAGGCCAAACCTATTTATGTAACTCATTTGCTGATAACTTTCTCTGGTTTCCTGCTAGGATTCTTATTTAAATGAGCTTTAGATGTAAGAcatgggttttaaatttttaatactttGGACTTTCAGATTCTGTTTTGGTAGGAGAATACTTTTCATAATTCTTATCATTTCTTCCAGTTTTTGATGATAGTGAGAAGCAGAGGATGTATAAGATGATTTCATTTAAGGAAATTCATGACGAAATTGTTGAGCACCAATGGTTTTATACTTAAATTATGTTCTTTGCTAATTAGTTTCTCTTCCATTTGCCTTATTTGTACTAAAACTATATTTGATGAAATCCTGGGTTCCTCCACATTTGATTCTTTAAAGCACATGACAGCCAATTTTGGAGTTGTTTAGGTGCAACCATCTTTGGcttcaaattttaagtggcTTTCATTGTGGATGTCAGAGTACTCTTCTGATAAAGATTCATTTGTAGCAGTAAGTtatgtttaaattattaatttttatttccttttttctaCGATGATTTATTTGTTAAAGCCATAGACTGTCAGCATCTATAcgcaattcttttttctttttctgggcaTTGTGTAAGCTACCTATTAATCTATTGATCAATAACTGAAGTTAAGGCCAATGTGCTGCTGAAGTAAATAGAATTGGTTCAAGTTATTTGTAGTAGCATATTTTGCTTGCCTAAAATTTATCCATTTCTTGTCTTCGTGCTTTTAGTTTTATGTGCAAATATAGAAATTACTTTATTGAAATAATTCCCTTTATATGGGTccaatttgggaaaaaaatacttTTCCCTAATGCAAATTA includes the following:
- the LOC115986219 gene encoding zinc finger BED domain-containing protein RICESLEEPER 2-like, with protein sequence MRVLCFSHTPPPRSGKILGERLFNILKEWGIEKKVFTITLDNVSYNDTLVNSLKKNPSFRSSLPCSGEFFRVRCGAHILNLIVQEGLKIIEHAVHNIRESVKYVRGNDMRKLRFAECLQELPNLTSKKVRQDVPTRWNSTYLMIETALTFREAFHNLSIVDGSFRTCPSDDEWDKAEKIAKFLKPFYDITTLFSGTQYPTANLYFHGVWKIHLRILEEMEDEDVVINPRYKLQFVEFSYRRLYGTNGTIMVMDLRDKLYSLFEGYLRAPNYEAHNMVENASSSGANEQVRDADIAGFDTFESEIVASINSKSQLDVYLEEARFDHNTHMDLDILEYWESHCGSFPELSLMARDIMSIPITTVASESAFSIGGRILDKYRSCLLPQNAEALLCSRNWLFTGQVIPDHDDEHLVEDFEHLCISGQVTYNDEV